A portion of the Pseudoalteromonas luteoviolacea genome contains these proteins:
- a CDS encoding DMT family transporter produces the protein MLQNTHSLIIYALIMFVAGLGIPVMAALNGGLGSKLQNTALAAAILLFIGLCIALIYLFASNGVPKTLFVADTPWYFYLGGCFVMFYILTITWVAPKFGIANAITFVLLGQLVAMTVIDHFGFFGVKPFELDLKRLTGLVLMITGVLLVLSKPQHA, from the coding sequence ATGTTGCAAAATACACATAGCCTTATTATTTATGCTCTGATTATGTTTGTCGCAGGCCTTGGGATCCCTGTCATGGCAGCCTTAAATGGCGGCTTAGGGAGTAAATTACAAAACACAGCCCTTGCTGCGGCAATTTTATTGTTTATTGGGCTTTGCATAGCCCTTATCTATTTATTTGCCAGTAACGGGGTGCCAAAAACACTGTTTGTGGCAGACACGCCTTGGTATTTTTATTTAGGTGGGTGCTTTGTGATGTTTTATATTTTAACCATAACTTGGGTCGCCCCAAAGTTTGGTATTGCCAACGCCATTACTTTTGTGTTGCTTGGCCAATTAGTTGCAATGACGGTCATTGACCATTTTGGCTTTTTTGGTGTGAAACCGTTTGAATTAGATTTAAAAAGACTAACTGGGTTAGTTTTAATGATAACTGGCGTTTTACTCGTACTGAGCAAACCTCAACATGCCTGA